From the genome of Malus sylvestris chromosome 6, drMalSylv7.2, whole genome shotgun sequence, one region includes:
- the LOC126627241 gene encoding disease resistance protein RPM1-like isoform X2 → MESAASLLIGKIAFILENEASSIAAVRDEVDELKLELISMKSFLIDAEGKEPQTEGEKTWVTSVRDLTCDAENVIDEFMYHIYDKKSATPFAKLLHRTIYFPKNLWHQHRIAKKLQKITKKIKAIPERNERYGVSTIEGTTSDSVPRWVKNKAESSLYIMEDELIGIEDKKQRLMGLLMNGEENEMVVSIVGMGGSGKTTLVANTFNNENVKRHFDCYAWITVSQTFVIEDLLKNLIKQFHQGRKEEMTAQLDSMSYKELLEMLSTYLKSKRYLVVLDDVWDIKLWQEIRIPLLNRHHGSRIMLTTRKKDIAFYSFEVESRPIEIEPLGNNEAWELFSKKAFSTYDNKSCPPELESLAWKLVDKCEGLPLAVVNLGGLMSSKRSSSEWRSVYNSLNWHLTNHPMLEPMSSILLLSFNNLPNRLKPCFLYCALFPEDYLIKRKRLIRLWIAEGFVEPIDGVTPEEVAEGYLVELIVRSILQVEKHEAVGLRACKMHDLVRELALSISKKENFGATCVGREIVDKAEIRRLSIQTAEREINSCTGMSELRSFLVFGALEKLPSGFKLLRVLDVQDAPIDRFPDELVYLFNLRYLNLKKTLIKELPESIGRLHNLQTLNICDSKIKTLPKAISKLVNLRHLIMYCYIGDLAVFRHVSGTKTASDLSKLQKLQVLDSVESEGKIIKGIRNMTQLTSLGITNVKASDEMDLCDSLQKLELLHHLFLMAGDEKEFLRVNALRSPPPDLQNVNLTGKLEKVPRWLGSLHNLTRMCLQWSRLEEDVLPHIQALPNLERLTLSNAYVGEKLCFSRGFIKLKYLRLIKFPLLDSIAIEKGAMPNLQVLDIGNCLELKALPQGIEFLANVERLILYSVPMQLIESVRGGMDHPKVQHIPEIHLYYMRENMECHESFSGIHSHRRIKPKKHL, encoded by the exons ATGGAGTCAGCTGCATCACTATTGATTGGGAAAATTGCGTTCATTCTTGAGAACGAAGCATCTTCCATAGCGGCAGTCCGTGATGAAGTTGATGAGCTTAAGCTGGAGCTCATAAGCATGAAATCTTTCTTAATAGATGCTGAAGGCAAGGAACCACAAACAGAAGGAGAGAAAACGTGGGTTACAAGCGTCAGAGATTTGACCTGCGATGCTGAAAATGTCATTGATGAGTTCATGTATCACATATATGACAAGAAGAGTGCGACTCCATTTGCAAAATTGCTCCACAGAACCATTTACTTTCCAAAGAATCTTTGGCATCAGCATCGAATAGccaaaaaattacagaaaatcacaaaaaagaTCAAAGCCATTCCAGAGAGGAATGAGAGATATGGTGTCTCTACAATAGAAGGAACAACTTCGGATAGTGTTCCCAGATGGGTGAAGAACAAAGCCGAGTCTTCTCTTTATATTATGGAAGACGAACTAATCGGGATTGAAGACAAGAAGCAAAGGTTAATGGGGTTATTGATGAATGGAGAGGAAAATGAAATGGTTGTGTCTATAGTCGGGATGGGAGGATCAGGCAAGACAACTCTTGTTGCCAATACCTTCAACAACGAAAATGTAAAGCGGCATTTTGACTGTTATGCATGGATCACTGTTTCTCAAACTTTTGTGATCGAAGACTTATTAAAAAATCTGATCAAGCAATTCCACcaaggaagaaaggaagagaTGACTGCACAATTGGATTCCATGAGTTACAAAGAATTGTTAGAGATGTTGTCGACATACTTGAAGTCTAAAAGGTACCTAGTTGTATTGGATGATGTGTGGGACATTAAACTTTGGCAAGAAATAAGGATACCACTTCTTAATAGACATCATGGAAGTCGAATCATGCTTACAACTAGAAAGAAAGACATAGCATTCTATTCTTTTGAAGTTGAAAGTCGTCCTATTGAAATTGAACCCTTGGGAAACAATGAAGCTTGGGAGCTCTTTAGCAAGAAAGCATTCTCAACTTACGATAATAAATCTTGTCCACCAGAGCTTGAATCCTTAGCATGGAAACTTGTGGATAAGTGTGAAGGCCTACCTCTGGCAGTGGTAAATTTAGGTGGTCTAATGTCTTCCAAGAGGTCATCATCGGAATGGAGAAGCGTATATAACAGCTTAAATTGGCACTTGACTAACCATCCTATGCTGGAACCAATGAGCAGCATCTTGTTGCTTAGTTTCAACAATTTGCCCAACCGGTTGAAGCCATGTTTCTTATATTGTGCCCTTTTCCCAGAAGATTATCTcatcaaaagaaaaaggttgatCAGGTTGTGGATAGCTGAAGGGTTTGTTGAACCAATTGATGGGGTCACACCAGAAGAAGTTGCAGAGGGTTATCTTGTGGAACTGATTGTTCGTAGCATTCTACAAGTTGAAAAGCATGAAGCTGTAGGACTAAGAGCATGTAAGATGCATGATCTTGTGCGTGAGCTTGCTTTGTCGAtatcaaaaaaggaaaatttcgGTGCTACGTGTGTTGGCAGAGAAATAGTAGATAAAGCTGAAATCCGCCGATTGTCAATTCAAACAGCTGAAAGAGAAATTAATTCTTGCACAGGTATGTCAGAGCTTCGCTCCTTTCTTGTCTTTGGCGCGTTAGAGAAATTGCCTTCTGGATTCAAGTTGTTGAGAGTTCTAGATGTGCAGGATGCTCCAATTGATAGATTTCCAGATGAACTAGTGTACTTGTTCAACTTAAGatatttaaatttgaagaaaactTTGATTAAGGAGCTTCCAGAATCCATCGGAAGGCTTCACAATCTTCAAACGTTGAACATTTGTGACAGCAAGATAAAGACACTTCCAAAAGCAATCTCCAAGTTAGTAAACCTACGCCATCTAATCATGTATTGTTACATTGGTGATTTGGCGGTCTTTAGACATGTCAGTGGGACTAAAACAGCATCGGATCTAAGTAAATTACAGAAACTGCAAGTTTTGGATTCTGTTGAATCAGAAGGAAAGATTATTAAAGGCATCAGGAATATGACCCAACTTACAAGCCTCGGTATTACAAATGTGAAAGCAAGTGACGAGATGGACCTCTGTGACTCCCTTCAAAAGTTAGAGCTCCTTCACCATTTGTTTTTAATGGCTGGTGATGAAAAGGAGTTTCTTCGAGTTAATGCACTACGTTCGCCTCCTCCAGACCTTCAAAATGTTAATTTGACTGGAAAACTAGAAAAGGTACCTCGTTGGTTAGGTTCACTCCATAACCTGACACGTATGTGTCTACAGTGGTCTAGACTTGAAGAAGACGTGCTACCTCACATTCAAGCATTGCCGAATCTTGAAAGGCTTACCCTATCTAATGCATATGTTGGCGAAAAATTGTGTTTCTCCAGAGGCTTCATAAAGCTTAAGTATTTGAGGTTGATCAAGTTCCCCTTATTGGATAGTATAGCTATAGAGAAAGGGGCGATGCCAAATCTCCAGGTCTTAGACATTGGGAACTGCCTGGAGTTAAAGGCATTGCCGCAGGGCATTGAGTTCCTTGCTAACGTAGAACGCTTGATTCTGTATTCTGTTCCAATGCAACTTATAGAGTCCGTAAGAGGAGGCATGGATCATCCAAAGGTACAACATATTCCTGAAATCCACCTGTATTATATGAGAGAAAATATGGAGtgtcatgaaagtttttccggTATTCACTCTCATAGAAG AATCAAGCCTAAGAAGCACTTGTGA
- the LOC126627241 gene encoding disease resistance protein RPM1-like isoform X1, whose product MESAASLLIGKIAFILENEASSIAAVRDEVDELKLELISMKSFLIDAEGKEPQTEGEKTWVTSVRDLTCDAENVIDEFMYHIYDKKSATPFAKLLHRTIYFPKNLWHQHRIAKKLQKITKKIKAIPERNERYGVSTIEGTTSDSVPRWVKNKAESSLYIMEDELIGIEDKKQRLMGLLMNGEENEMVVSIVGMGGSGKTTLVANTFNNENVKRHFDCYAWITVSQTFVIEDLLKNLIKQFHQGRKEEMTAQLDSMSYKELLEMLSTYLKSKRYLVVLDDVWDIKLWQEIRIPLLNRHHGSRIMLTTRKKDIAFYSFEVESRPIEIEPLGNNEAWELFSKKAFSTYDNKSCPPELESLAWKLVDKCEGLPLAVVNLGGLMSSKRSSSEWRSVYNSLNWHLTNHPMLEPMSSILLLSFNNLPNRLKPCFLYCALFPEDYLIKRKRLIRLWIAEGFVEPIDGVTPEEVAEGYLVELIVRSILQVEKHEAVGLRACKMHDLVRELALSISKKENFGATCVGREIVDKAEIRRLSIQTAEREINSCTGMSELRSFLVFGALEKLPSGFKLLRVLDVQDAPIDRFPDELVYLFNLRYLNLKKTLIKELPESIGRLHNLQTLNICDSKIKTLPKAISKLVNLRHLIMYCYIGDLAVFRHVSGTKTASDLSKLQKLQVLDSVESEGKIIKGIRNMTQLTSLGITNVKASDEMDLCDSLQKLELLHHLFLMAGDEKEFLRVNALRSPPPDLQNVNLTGKLEKVPRWLGSLHNLTRMCLQWSRLEEDVLPHIQALPNLERLTLSNAYVGEKLCFSRGFIKLKYLRLIKFPLLDSIAIEKGAMPNLQVLDIGNCLELKALPQGIEFLANVERLILYSVPMQLIESVRGGMDHPKVQHIPEIHLYYMRENMECHESFSGIHSHRRYAHFYPCIKI is encoded by the coding sequence ATGGAGTCAGCTGCATCACTATTGATTGGGAAAATTGCGTTCATTCTTGAGAACGAAGCATCTTCCATAGCGGCAGTCCGTGATGAAGTTGATGAGCTTAAGCTGGAGCTCATAAGCATGAAATCTTTCTTAATAGATGCTGAAGGCAAGGAACCACAAACAGAAGGAGAGAAAACGTGGGTTACAAGCGTCAGAGATTTGACCTGCGATGCTGAAAATGTCATTGATGAGTTCATGTATCACATATATGACAAGAAGAGTGCGACTCCATTTGCAAAATTGCTCCACAGAACCATTTACTTTCCAAAGAATCTTTGGCATCAGCATCGAATAGccaaaaaattacagaaaatcacaaaaaagaTCAAAGCCATTCCAGAGAGGAATGAGAGATATGGTGTCTCTACAATAGAAGGAACAACTTCGGATAGTGTTCCCAGATGGGTGAAGAACAAAGCCGAGTCTTCTCTTTATATTATGGAAGACGAACTAATCGGGATTGAAGACAAGAAGCAAAGGTTAATGGGGTTATTGATGAATGGAGAGGAAAATGAAATGGTTGTGTCTATAGTCGGGATGGGAGGATCAGGCAAGACAACTCTTGTTGCCAATACCTTCAACAACGAAAATGTAAAGCGGCATTTTGACTGTTATGCATGGATCACTGTTTCTCAAACTTTTGTGATCGAAGACTTATTAAAAAATCTGATCAAGCAATTCCACcaaggaagaaaggaagagaTGACTGCACAATTGGATTCCATGAGTTACAAAGAATTGTTAGAGATGTTGTCGACATACTTGAAGTCTAAAAGGTACCTAGTTGTATTGGATGATGTGTGGGACATTAAACTTTGGCAAGAAATAAGGATACCACTTCTTAATAGACATCATGGAAGTCGAATCATGCTTACAACTAGAAAGAAAGACATAGCATTCTATTCTTTTGAAGTTGAAAGTCGTCCTATTGAAATTGAACCCTTGGGAAACAATGAAGCTTGGGAGCTCTTTAGCAAGAAAGCATTCTCAACTTACGATAATAAATCTTGTCCACCAGAGCTTGAATCCTTAGCATGGAAACTTGTGGATAAGTGTGAAGGCCTACCTCTGGCAGTGGTAAATTTAGGTGGTCTAATGTCTTCCAAGAGGTCATCATCGGAATGGAGAAGCGTATATAACAGCTTAAATTGGCACTTGACTAACCATCCTATGCTGGAACCAATGAGCAGCATCTTGTTGCTTAGTTTCAACAATTTGCCCAACCGGTTGAAGCCATGTTTCTTATATTGTGCCCTTTTCCCAGAAGATTATCTcatcaaaagaaaaaggttgatCAGGTTGTGGATAGCTGAAGGGTTTGTTGAACCAATTGATGGGGTCACACCAGAAGAAGTTGCAGAGGGTTATCTTGTGGAACTGATTGTTCGTAGCATTCTACAAGTTGAAAAGCATGAAGCTGTAGGACTAAGAGCATGTAAGATGCATGATCTTGTGCGTGAGCTTGCTTTGTCGAtatcaaaaaaggaaaatttcgGTGCTACGTGTGTTGGCAGAGAAATAGTAGATAAAGCTGAAATCCGCCGATTGTCAATTCAAACAGCTGAAAGAGAAATTAATTCTTGCACAGGTATGTCAGAGCTTCGCTCCTTTCTTGTCTTTGGCGCGTTAGAGAAATTGCCTTCTGGATTCAAGTTGTTGAGAGTTCTAGATGTGCAGGATGCTCCAATTGATAGATTTCCAGATGAACTAGTGTACTTGTTCAACTTAAGatatttaaatttgaagaaaactTTGATTAAGGAGCTTCCAGAATCCATCGGAAGGCTTCACAATCTTCAAACGTTGAACATTTGTGACAGCAAGATAAAGACACTTCCAAAAGCAATCTCCAAGTTAGTAAACCTACGCCATCTAATCATGTATTGTTACATTGGTGATTTGGCGGTCTTTAGACATGTCAGTGGGACTAAAACAGCATCGGATCTAAGTAAATTACAGAAACTGCAAGTTTTGGATTCTGTTGAATCAGAAGGAAAGATTATTAAAGGCATCAGGAATATGACCCAACTTACAAGCCTCGGTATTACAAATGTGAAAGCAAGTGACGAGATGGACCTCTGTGACTCCCTTCAAAAGTTAGAGCTCCTTCACCATTTGTTTTTAATGGCTGGTGATGAAAAGGAGTTTCTTCGAGTTAATGCACTACGTTCGCCTCCTCCAGACCTTCAAAATGTTAATTTGACTGGAAAACTAGAAAAGGTACCTCGTTGGTTAGGTTCACTCCATAACCTGACACGTATGTGTCTACAGTGGTCTAGACTTGAAGAAGACGTGCTACCTCACATTCAAGCATTGCCGAATCTTGAAAGGCTTACCCTATCTAATGCATATGTTGGCGAAAAATTGTGTTTCTCCAGAGGCTTCATAAAGCTTAAGTATTTGAGGTTGATCAAGTTCCCCTTATTGGATAGTATAGCTATAGAGAAAGGGGCGATGCCAAATCTCCAGGTCTTAGACATTGGGAACTGCCTGGAGTTAAAGGCATTGCCGCAGGGCATTGAGTTCCTTGCTAACGTAGAACGCTTGATTCTGTATTCTGTTCCAATGCAACTTATAGAGTCCGTAAGAGGAGGCATGGATCATCCAAAGGTACAACATATTCCTGAAATCCACCTGTATTATATGAGAGAAAATATGGAGtgtcatgaaagtttttccggTATTCACTCTCATAGAAGGTACGCACACTTTTATCCTTgcataaaaatttaa